One Rossellomorea aquimaris DNA window includes the following coding sequences:
- a CDS encoding pyridoxamine 5'-phosphate oxidase family protein: MAQTLKDKIVELFSHHKIGTLATIRDNKPYSRFMMFYHEDLTLYTATNEHAHKAEDIAQNPHVHILLGHDRDSNHEHYVEIEAEATVEESKELKGKFWNEQLKSWIASPDDPEYMLLKLTPKTILYYEKTGKEPQELSL; this comes from the coding sequence ATGGCACAAACCTTAAAAGATAAGATCGTTGAGCTGTTTTCCCACCATAAAATCGGCACCCTTGCCACGATTCGCGACAACAAACCGTATTCACGCTTTATGATGTTCTACCATGAAGACCTAACTCTCTACACTGCAACCAATGAACATGCCCACAAAGCGGAAGACATCGCACAGAATCCTCACGTTCATATTCTTCTGGGCCATGACCGCGATTCCAATCATGAGCACTATGTAGAAATCGAAGCAGAGGCAACTGTGGAAGAATCCAAAGAGCTGAAAGGGAAATTCTGGAACGAACAACTCAAATCCTGGATCGCAAGCCCCGACGACCCAGAATACATGCTCCTCAAACTCACACCCAAAACCATCCTCTACTACGAAAAAACAGGCAAAGAACCGCAGGAACTAAGCCTATAG
- a CDS encoding SE1561 family protein: MGKAINDKDSQVSYLKQRLNLFVDVLDSIDPEQADIDDIDRLIAMIDDIEVKCEQFKKNE, translated from the coding sequence TTGGGTAAAGCTATCAACGATAAAGACTCACAAGTGAGCTATTTAAAACAACGCCTGAACCTGTTCGTCGACGTTCTGGACTCAATCGATCCCGAACAAGCTGACATTGACGATATCGACCGCCTGATCGCAATGATCGATGATATAGAAGTAAAATGCGAGCAATTTAAGAAGAATGAGTAG
- a CDS encoding OsmC family protein produces the protein MEFNMQEGGFYTDLGFGKLEVSGNEEYGFRPFQLLVSSVAVCSGGVLRKVLEKMRIEFEDIHIKADVTRNEAEANRVEAISLHFTIKGTDLDKNKIEKAMKLTRKNCSMVQSVQDSIKIEETFELVQ, from the coding sequence ATGGAATTTAACATGCAAGAAGGCGGATTTTACACAGATTTAGGGTTTGGAAAGCTGGAGGTTTCGGGTAACGAAGAGTATGGATTTCGCCCATTCCAATTATTGGTTTCATCCGTAGCCGTGTGCAGCGGGGGAGTGCTCCGAAAAGTACTGGAGAAAATGCGCATCGAATTTGAAGACATACATATCAAAGCCGACGTAACCCGCAACGAAGCCGAAGCCAACCGCGTCGAAGCCATCTCCCTTCACTTCACCATCAAAGGGACAGACCTCGACAAAAACAAAATCGAAAAAGCCATGAAGCTCACACGTAAAAACTGCTCCATGGTCCAATCCGTACAAGACAGCATCAAAATCGAAGAAACCTTTGAGTTAGTGCAGTAA
- a CDS encoding YfkD family protein yields MKIMRTVLMVILAFFVATTGIHAENSPKKESKEATEKAPKPTEDTSVKIPNSVLNIAKENTYPNSTQDQPYLQPSEWSQELIETSNVKIENPNLIRMLNESTMNKAPTIGLRATIYLGEWPLNYASTETSPNWEYQKVNTNYFDNRGGKSNYQIHYVQEAQKVVKGGLTAKVPHADDVEKMMLIKAMDKSKLPLAFQTIVGAGTKKDQVYNISPKRLGYLYAYAPAINEKGKVTYGEVFLVMKGTKRSVVVKNVTSQGVGAWIPVQDHVHFGFMASETPR; encoded by the coding sequence ATGAAAATCATGCGCACTGTTCTTATGGTCATACTCGCATTTTTCGTTGCAACAACGGGTATCCACGCTGAAAATAGTCCTAAAAAAGAAAGCAAAGAAGCGACGGAGAAAGCTCCGAAACCAACTGAAGATACCAGCGTGAAAATCCCAAACTCAGTATTAAACATCGCAAAGGAAAATACGTATCCCAATTCTACACAGGATCAACCGTATCTTCAACCGAGCGAATGGTCCCAGGAATTAATCGAAACATCCAATGTGAAAATTGAAAACCCGAATCTGATCCGGATGCTGAATGAATCCACCATGAATAAAGCACCAACCATTGGATTGCGGGCAACGATCTATTTAGGGGAATGGCCTTTAAACTATGCTTCAACCGAGACATCCCCTAACTGGGAATATCAAAAGGTCAACACGAACTACTTCGATAACCGGGGAGGAAAATCCAATTATCAGATTCACTACGTACAGGAAGCACAAAAAGTAGTGAAGGGTGGATTGACGGCTAAAGTACCACACGCCGATGATGTAGAAAAAATGATGCTCATCAAAGCAATGGATAAATCAAAGCTGCCACTTGCATTCCAAACGATTGTAGGAGCAGGAACGAAGAAGGATCAGGTGTATAACATTTCACCTAAGCGACTTGGCTACCTCTATGCCTACGCACCGGCGATTAACGAAAAGGGAAAAGTGACCTACGGTGAAGTGTTCCTTGTGATGAAAGGAACAAAACGCTCCGTCGTCGTGAAAAATGTTACATCCCAGGGAGTCGGAGCATGGATTCCGGTCCAGGATCACGTCCACTTCGGCTTCATGGCAAGCGAAACACCAAGATAA
- a CDS encoding MFS transporter produces the protein MNQTLTFRFWVLVGIVAISGFSQGMLLPLIAIIFEQDGVSSSMNGLNATALYIGILLASPLMERPLQKMGYKPMIIIGGIVVAASLLLFPVWKSFWFWFFLRLCIGIGDHMLHFATQTWITSFSPKEHRGRNISIYGVSFGVGFAVGPMMTQLITIHQALPFIISSLLSLTVWMFVFKLQNEFPEQQNIGSASFLGSFHRFGKVLKYAWVALLPPLGYGFLEASLNGNFPVFALRNGLSIEAVAILLPAFAVGSIISQVPLGILSDKYGRQNVLLIVMMIGFLCFSAAGIVSESTIGLFICFTLAGMAVGSTFSLGISYMTDLLPKELLPAGNIMCGIFFSFGSMIGPFVGGITIDWFKGSSFFYLIAFMMLMIFVSLLVFSIQNRRGEITQNN, from the coding sequence ATGAACCAAACACTAACTTTCCGTTTCTGGGTCCTGGTCGGCATCGTCGCGATTTCAGGATTCTCACAAGGGATGCTCCTTCCTTTAATCGCCATCATTTTCGAACAGGACGGCGTTTCTTCCTCCATGAACGGATTAAACGCAACCGCACTATATATCGGAATCTTACTCGCCTCTCCATTAATGGAAAGACCGCTTCAGAAAATGGGATACAAACCGATGATCATCATCGGGGGAATCGTGGTGGCAGCGTCACTCTTACTGTTCCCGGTCTGGAAATCTTTCTGGTTCTGGTTCTTCCTTCGTCTTTGCATCGGAATCGGCGATCACATGCTGCACTTCGCCACCCAGACATGGATCACATCGTTTTCACCGAAAGAACATCGGGGACGTAATATATCCATCTACGGGGTTTCATTTGGAGTCGGCTTTGCCGTAGGACCGATGATGACACAGCTCATCACCATCCATCAAGCACTGCCGTTCATCATCTCTTCCTTATTAAGCCTGACGGTATGGATGTTCGTCTTTAAATTACAAAACGAATTCCCCGAACAGCAAAATATAGGAAGTGCCTCGTTCCTTGGATCTTTTCACCGGTTCGGAAAAGTTCTCAAATATGCCTGGGTCGCCCTGCTGCCTCCATTGGGATATGGATTCCTGGAAGCTTCATTAAACGGGAACTTCCCTGTTTTCGCACTGCGAAACGGTCTTTCAATTGAAGCCGTCGCGATCCTCCTGCCTGCTTTTGCAGTGGGAAGTATTATATCCCAGGTTCCACTTGGAATTCTGAGTGACAAATATGGCAGACAAAATGTCCTGCTCATCGTCATGATGATCGGCTTCCTCTGCTTTTCCGCTGCTGGAATCGTCTCTGAATCCACCATCGGCTTATTTATCTGCTTTACGTTAGCCGGGATGGCCGTCGGATCGACTTTTTCACTCGGTATTAGTTATATGACAGATCTTCTGCCAAAAGAATTACTTCCTGCCGGAAACATCATGTGCGGAATCTTCTTCAGCTTCGGTAGCATGATCGGGCCATTCGTTGGGGGAATCACTATCGACTGGTTCAAAGGCTCGAGCTTCTTCTATTTAATTGCCTTTATGATGCTGATGATTTTTGTGAGCCTACTCGTCTTTTCCATCCAAAATCGACGTGGAGAAATAACCCAGAATAACTAG
- the cax gene encoding calcium/proton exchanger: protein MNKVFALLVFAGVPISVIGSLLHWPNVIMFVIYCVTIIALAAFMGRSTESLAVVSGPRIGGLLNATFGNAVELIISIFALKAGLIGVVLASLTGSVLGNLLLVAGLSFFVGGIKFKRQKFNVFDARHNSGLLMFAIIVAFVIPEVFTQDMNEAKTMTLSIGVSVILIALYLFALFFKLVTHRGVYQHEGEESAHAHEEPEWSKGKALLILAASTAAVAYVSERLVHTFEEVGNTFGWSELFIGVIIVAIVGNAAEHASAIIMAYKNKMDIAVEIAVGSTLQIAMFVAPVLVLISLFFETSMPLVFTLPELVAMVSAVLVTIVISNDGETNWFEGLTLLAAYFIMGIGFYLL from the coding sequence ATGAATAAAGTATTTGCACTGCTTGTATTTGCAGGTGTTCCGATCTCCGTCATCGGCTCACTGCTTCATTGGCCGAATGTCATCATGTTCGTGATTTACTGTGTCACGATCATTGCCCTTGCTGCTTTTATGGGAAGATCCACGGAAAGCCTGGCCGTTGTGTCAGGACCCCGTATCGGCGGATTATTGAATGCGACCTTTGGAAATGCGGTAGAACTCATTATTTCTATTTTTGCGCTAAAAGCTGGTTTGATCGGCGTTGTACTGGCGTCCTTAACTGGATCCGTGCTTGGAAATCTGCTCTTAGTTGCCGGGTTGTCCTTCTTTGTTGGGGGAATCAAGTTCAAACGTCAGAAGTTCAATGTGTTTGATGCCCGTCACAACTCGGGGCTCCTTATGTTTGCGATCATCGTGGCATTCGTGATTCCTGAAGTATTCACACAGGATATGAATGAAGCGAAGACCATGACCCTTTCAATAGGTGTTTCAGTCATCTTGATCGCCCTTTATTTATTTGCCCTATTCTTTAAATTAGTGACTCACCGCGGGGTTTATCAGCATGAAGGCGAAGAGAGTGCGCACGCTCATGAAGAACCGGAGTGGAGTAAGGGGAAAGCGTTGCTGATCCTTGCCGCTTCTACTGCAGCCGTTGCTTATGTATCGGAACGCCTCGTTCATACGTTTGAAGAGGTCGGGAACACATTCGGCTGGAGCGAACTGTTCATCGGAGTCATCATCGTAGCCATTGTCGGAAACGCTGCTGAGCATGCATCCGCGATCATTATGGCTTATAAAAATAAGATGGATATCGCTGTGGAGATTGCAGTCGGTTCCACCTTGCAGATCGCAATGTTTGTAGCCCCGGTTCTTGTATTGATTTCACTCTTTTTCGAAACGAGCATGCCGCTTGTGTTTACGTTACCGGAGCTTGTGGCCATGGTATCAGCAGTACTTGTGACAATCGTCATATCCAATGATGGCGAGACGAATTGGTTTGAGGGACTGACGCTCCTCGCAGCTTACTTCATCATGGGAATCGGTTTTTATTTACTTTAA
- a CDS encoding GNAT family N-acetyltransferase has translation MIITPIEKHQCQAAKDVILSGFLERFGFIDHSLNPDIHDIAGEYDGSHHHFFIGRENNDIICTGAIRKESQDTYQIVRMSVQSPYRKRGFGRIMLKFLEEKAHSLGARNLILETNKHWADAIRFYQNNGYIYKEEDEVSCYFEKEIPL, from the coding sequence ATGATCATCACACCCATCGAAAAACACCAATGCCAGGCAGCCAAAGACGTGATCCTCTCTGGTTTCCTCGAACGGTTCGGCTTCATCGATCACAGCTTGAATCCCGATATCCATGATATTGCAGGAGAGTATGATGGGTCGCATCATCATTTTTTTATAGGAAGAGAGAACAACGACATCATTTGCACAGGCGCTATCCGAAAAGAATCACAAGATACGTATCAGATTGTGAGGATGTCGGTACAATCCCCATACAGGAAACGTGGTTTCGGCCGCATCATGCTCAAATTTCTTGAAGAAAAAGCACATTCCCTTGGTGCTCGCAACCTCATCCTCGAAACGAACAAACATTGGGCAGACGCCATCCGATTTTACCAAAACAACGGATACATCTATAAGGAAGAAGACGAGGTTTCATGTTATTTCGAGAAGGAAATTCCATTGTGA
- a CDS encoding heavy metal translocating P-type ATPase, with product MSSQSKALTMGTPNEKINFFEKIKPHAELIAALVSGMFILLGWLTSNNDSTLSIIFYLLAFAIGGFAKAKEGIEETIENKELNVEMLMIFAAVGSAIIGYWTEGAILIFIFAVSGALETYTMNKSQKEISALMQLQPEEAWLVTGSGEKKVHVSSLEIGDHILIKPGERVPTDGVVVKGTTSIDEAAISGEAVPVTKGQSDEVFAGTVNINGAITVEMTKPSSETLFQKIIDLVQSAQSEKSPSQQFIERFEGTYVKVVLAVVFLMMFVPHFLLGWSWTETFYRAMVLLVVASPCALVAAIMPASLSAISNGARHGILFKGGAHLENLSNIKAIAFDKTGTLTKGKPVVTDIVVADHVDEREVIATVASIENQSNHPLAQAIVRHATRELHLELSQPDSLEDVSGWGVKALVDGSEWKIGKADFVDKVLAEQFMDGAFGRIASEGKTTVFVAKENEIVALIALKDVVRKETIKALQLLKDEGIQTIMLTGDNEKTARAIAEEAKVASFIAECLPETKVDELKRLKRQFGTVGMVGDGINDAPALATANVGIAMGEGTDVALETADVVLMKNDLTRIAEAIKLSKKMKRIVQQNVVFSIAVIMLLIASNFLQILDLPYGVIGHEGSTILVILNGLRLLK from the coding sequence ATGAGTTCACAATCCAAAGCTTTAACCATGGGGACACCTAATGAAAAAATTAACTTCTTTGAAAAAATAAAGCCTCATGCAGAATTGATTGCCGCACTGGTAAGCGGTATGTTTATTTTACTGGGATGGTTGACGTCAAACAACGACTCCACCTTAAGCATCATCTTCTATCTCCTCGCCTTTGCCATCGGCGGGTTCGCCAAAGCCAAAGAAGGAATCGAAGAAACCATTGAAAACAAAGAACTGAATGTAGAAATGCTGATGATTTTTGCCGCTGTCGGATCTGCCATCATCGGTTACTGGACAGAGGGCGCCATCCTCATCTTCATCTTTGCAGTCAGTGGCGCACTTGAAACGTATACCATGAACAAAAGTCAGAAAGAAATCTCCGCACTCATGCAGCTTCAACCTGAAGAAGCATGGCTCGTGACAGGCTCTGGTGAAAAGAAAGTCCACGTTTCAAGCCTTGAGATCGGCGATCATATTTTAATTAAACCAGGTGAACGCGTGCCAACAGATGGTGTTGTCGTTAAGGGCACGACTTCCATTGACGAAGCAGCCATTTCCGGGGAAGCCGTCCCCGTCACCAAAGGTCAAAGCGATGAAGTGTTCGCTGGAACGGTCAACATCAACGGTGCCATCACGGTTGAAATGACCAAACCGAGCAGCGAAACCCTTTTCCAAAAAATCATTGATCTTGTGCAATCCGCGCAAAGCGAAAAGTCTCCTTCACAGCAGTTCATCGAACGCTTTGAAGGAACCTATGTAAAAGTCGTGCTTGCCGTTGTCTTCCTGATGATGTTCGTTCCCCACTTCCTCCTCGGATGGAGCTGGACGGAAACATTCTACCGGGCAATGGTCCTGCTCGTTGTGGCTTCACCTTGTGCACTGGTTGCCGCGATCATGCCAGCGAGTTTATCGGCCATTTCAAACGGTGCCCGTCACGGAATTCTTTTCAAAGGCGGCGCCCACTTGGAAAACTTAAGCAACATCAAAGCGATTGCCTTTGATAAAACAGGTACGTTGACGAAAGGAAAGCCAGTCGTAACGGATATAGTGGTTGCGGATCATGTGGATGAACGTGAAGTCATTGCCACCGTCGCTTCCATTGAAAATCAGTCGAATCACCCACTTGCACAAGCCATCGTTCGCCACGCAACCCGCGAGTTACACCTGGAACTCTCCCAGCCAGATTCCCTCGAAGACGTATCCGGATGGGGAGTCAAAGCGCTTGTGGACGGATCCGAATGGAAGATCGGGAAAGCAGATTTTGTGGATAAAGTGTTAGCAGAACAATTTATGGATGGTGCCTTTGGACGAATCGCTTCCGAAGGAAAAACGACGGTCTTCGTTGCCAAAGAGAATGAAATTGTCGCTTTGATCGCATTAAAAGACGTTGTTCGTAAAGAAACCATTAAAGCTTTGCAACTCCTGAAGGATGAAGGCATCCAAACGATTATGCTGACAGGAGACAATGAAAAGACGGCCCGTGCCATCGCAGAAGAAGCCAAAGTTGCTTCCTTCATTGCCGAGTGCCTGCCGGAAACGAAAGTAGACGAACTGAAAAGGCTGAAACGCCAATTCGGCACAGTCGGAATGGTCGGGGACGGGATCAACGATGCACCGGCACTCGCAACGGCCAACGTGGGAATCGCCATGGGTGAAGGAACCGACGTTGCCCTGGAAACAGCCGATGTTGTGTTAATGAAAAATGATCTTACGCGTATCGCCGAAGCCATCAAGCTATCGAAAAAAATGAAGCGGATCGTGCAACAAAATGTAGTCTTTTCCATCGCTGTAATCATGCTGTTGATCGCGTCGAACTTCCTGCAAATCCTTGATCTCCCTTATGGAGTCATCGGGCATGAAGGTAGTACGATCTTGGTTATATTAAATGGTCTGCGATTGTTGAAATAA
- a CDS encoding PTS transporter subunit IIBC, translating into MKNLLSFDFWQKFGKALLVVVAVMPAAGIMISLGKLIAMMGGDITLVQTIARVMEDIGWGVITNLHILFAVAIGGSWAKERAGGAFAALIAFILINRITGAIFGVNGDMLGDPEATVSSLFGQTLVVSDYFTSVLGAPALNMGVFVGIISGFLGANLFNKYYNYSKLPDALSFFNGKRFVPFVVIVGSVVIAVVMSVVWPFIQGLLNDFGQWIATSRNTAPIIAPFIFGALERLLLPFGLHHMLTVPINYTELGGTYKILTGSGAGSTVAGQDPLWLAWIADLNNFLAAGDTESYKQLLNDVTPARFKVGQMILSTAALIGIAYAMYRNVDKDKKKKYNSMFLSAGLAVFLTGVTEPIEFMFMFAAPLLYVVYAIMTGLAFAIVDIVNIRVHSFGSIELLTRVPMIVKAGLWVDLVNFVVACIVFFALNFTVANFLIKKFNFPTPGRNGNYIEDEAATGGGTVSADSIAPKVVAMLGGKENIVDVDACMTRLRVTVKDTSLVGTEQEWKKNGALGLILKDKGVQAIYGPKADVIKSDIQDLLGA; encoded by the coding sequence ATGAAGAATTTATTGTCGTTTGATTTTTGGCAGAAGTTCGGGAAAGCGTTGCTTGTAGTAGTGGCCGTCATGCCAGCTGCAGGGATCATGATTTCCCTCGGTAAGTTGATTGCGATGATGGGTGGAGACATCACATTAGTGCAAACGATTGCAAGAGTAATGGAAGATATCGGGTGGGGAGTCATCACCAACCTTCACATCCTGTTCGCCGTGGCCATCGGTGGCTCGTGGGCGAAAGAACGTGCAGGCGGAGCATTCGCTGCACTGATCGCATTCATCCTGATCAACCGGATTACAGGAGCGATCTTCGGAGTCAATGGAGATATGCTTGGTGATCCCGAAGCAACGGTCTCTTCCCTTTTCGGACAAACATTAGTGGTTTCTGATTATTTCACATCGGTTCTTGGTGCACCTGCTTTAAATATGGGTGTATTCGTCGGAATCATCTCAGGTTTCTTAGGAGCCAATCTTTTCAACAAATATTATAACTACAGTAAATTACCGGATGCCCTTTCCTTCTTTAACGGAAAACGTTTCGTACCATTTGTCGTGATTGTAGGTTCTGTTGTAATCGCTGTCGTGATGTCCGTTGTATGGCCATTCATCCAAGGGTTACTGAATGACTTCGGTCAGTGGATCGCAACATCCCGGAACACAGCGCCAATCATTGCACCATTCATTTTCGGTGCGTTAGAGCGTCTATTATTACCATTCGGTTTGCATCATATGTTAACGGTTCCAATCAACTACACGGAACTCGGCGGAACGTACAAAATCCTGACTGGTTCAGGTGCGGGTTCGACGGTTGCCGGTCAAGATCCACTGTGGCTTGCATGGATCGCTGACTTAAACAACTTCCTGGCTGCAGGAGATACTGAAAGCTACAAGCAATTATTAAATGACGTCACACCTGCCCGTTTCAAAGTAGGTCAAATGATTCTATCCACAGCTGCCCTGATCGGTATCGCTTATGCCATGTACCGCAATGTGGATAAAGACAAGAAGAAGAAATACAACTCTATGTTCCTATCAGCTGGTTTAGCCGTATTCTTGACAGGTGTTACAGAGCCAATCGAATTCATGTTCATGTTCGCAGCCCCACTTTTATATGTTGTGTATGCCATCATGACGGGACTTGCTTTCGCGATTGTGGATATCGTCAACATCCGCGTTCACTCTTTCGGATCCATCGAGCTTCTAACTCGTGTTCCGATGATCGTCAAAGCCGGTCTATGGGTCGACCTTGTGAACTTTGTGGTTGCTTGTATCGTATTCTTTGCCCTTAACTTTACGGTTGCCAATTTCTTGATCAAAAAGTTCAACTTCCCGACGCCGGGTCGTAACGGTAACTACATTGAAGATGAAGCGGCAACCGGCGGCGGTACCGTAAGTGCCGATTCCATCGCTCCGAAAGTCGTTGCCATGCTTGGCGGTAAAGAAAACATCGTAGACGTGGATGCATGTATGACCCGTCTTCGTGTAACAGTAAAAGACACAAGCCTTGTCGGAACTGAACAGGAATGGAAGAAAAACGGAGCATTAGGACTCATCCTGAAAGACAAAGGCGTACAAGCCATCTATGGTCCGAAAGCAGACGTCATCAAGTCTGACATTCAAGATCTGTTGGGAGCATAA
- the yfkAB gene encoding radical SAM/CxCxxxxC motif protein YfkAB, producing the protein MKTDTLSKKMSIEHDPWEAYLDVDEHGDITLSNIEFTTTTLCNMRCEHCAVGYTLSPKDPSALPIELILQKLDDIKTLRSLSITGGEPMMSKKSVENYVLPLLKYAHSRGVHTQINSNLTLDLDRYLLIAPYLDVLHISHNWGTIDEFIDVGFANMERKPTREQRQKLFDRMIENSRALSERGVLVSAETMLNKNTLPYLEKIHRQIVDEMKCGRHEIHPMYPSDFASSLETLSLEETREAIRDILSFRDEKVWMLFGTLPFYPCSSSQEDLNFLKELYAAKNVSVRNDPDGRSRLNVNIFTGDVIVTDFGDTPPLGNIAKDTLPDIFEKWKQQPLAKELNCHCRVARCLGPNVLVKSMYYGDVDFSKREAKISR; encoded by the coding sequence ATGAAAACTGATACTCTCTCCAAGAAAATGTCCATAGAGCATGACCCTTGGGAGGCTTACTTAGATGTGGATGAGCATGGTGACATCACGCTTTCCAATATAGAATTCACCACCACGACGCTCTGCAACATGAGATGCGAGCACTGTGCCGTCGGTTATACGTTATCCCCGAAGGATCCAAGCGCCCTTCCCATTGAATTGATTCTGCAGAAGCTCGACGATATCAAAACACTTCGTTCCCTTAGTATTACCGGCGGAGAGCCGATGATGTCCAAGAAATCCGTTGAAAATTATGTTTTGCCATTACTCAAGTATGCACATTCCAGAGGCGTACATACCCAGATCAACTCCAACTTGACCCTGGACCTCGATCGCTACTTGTTAATCGCCCCATACCTGGATGTCCTGCACATCTCGCACAACTGGGGAACGATCGATGAGTTCATCGACGTCGGCTTTGCCAATATGGAAAGAAAGCCAACGAGGGAGCAGCGTCAGAAACTCTTTGACCGCATGATTGAAAACAGCCGTGCTCTATCTGAACGGGGAGTCCTTGTATCGGCAGAAACTATGTTAAATAAAAACACCCTGCCCTACTTGGAAAAAATCCATCGTCAGATAGTAGACGAAATGAAGTGCGGTCGTCACGAAATTCACCCGATGTACCCTTCCGATTTCGCGTCAAGCTTAGAAACCCTTTCATTGGAAGAAACCAGGGAAGCCATCAGAGACATTCTTTCCTTCCGTGATGAAAAAGTATGGATGCTCTTTGGAACACTCCCATTCTATCCTTGCAGCTCTTCACAGGAAGATTTGAATTTTCTGAAGGAACTTTATGCTGCTAAAAATGTCAGCGTCCGCAATGACCCTGACGGCCGTTCTCGTCTGAACGTAAATATTTTCACCGGAGATGTCATCGTCACTGACTTCGGCGATACGCCACCCCTTGGAAATATAGCTAAGGATACCCTGCCTGACATTTTTGAAAAGTGGAAACAACAGCCTCTTGCGAAAGAGTTGAATTGCCACTGCCGGGTGGCCCGCTGCCTTGGACCGAATGTGCTCGTGAAATCTATGTATTATGGGGATGTGGACTTTTCGAAGCGTGAAGCGAAGATTTCTCGATGA